The Macrotis lagotis isolate mMagLag1 chromosome 6, bilby.v1.9.chrom.fasta, whole genome shotgun sequence genome includes a window with the following:
- the SLITRK1 gene encoding SLIT and NTRK-like protein 1 has protein sequence MLLWILLLETSLCFAAGNITGDVCKEKICSCNEIEGDLHVDCEKKGFTSLQHFTAPTSQFYHLFLHGNSLTRLFPNEFANFYNAVSLHMENNGLHEIVPGAFLGLQLVKRLHINNNKIKSFREQTFLGLDDLEYLQADFNLLRDIDPGAFRDLNKLEVLILNDNLISTLPANVFQYVPITHLDLRGNRLKTLPYEEVLEQIPGIAEILLEDNPWDCTCDLLSLKEWLENIPKNALIGRVVCEAPTRLQGKDLNETSEQDLCPLKNRVDSSLAAPPAQEETCAPGPIPTPFKINGQEDPATPGAAPNGGTKIPVNWQIKIRPTAAISAINAKNKPPGRSMPCPEICSCDQIPDSGLKVNCNDRNVSSLADLKPKPSNVQELFLRDNKIHTIRKAHFLDYRNLNLLDLGNNNIATVENNTFKNLLDLRWLYMDSNYLDTLSREKFTGLLNLEYLNVEFNEIQLILPGTFNAMPKLRILILNNNLLRSLPVDVFAGVSLSKLSLHNNYFLYLPVAGVLDQLTSIIQIDLHGNPWECSCTIVPFKQWAERLGPEVIMSDLKCESPEDFFKADFMFLSNDVMCPQLYAKISPTLTSHSKNSTGLAETGTHSNSYLETSRVSISVLVPGLLLVFVTSAFTVVGMLVFILRNRKRSKRRDANSSASEINSLQTVCDSSYWHNGPYNADGAHRVYDCGSHSLSD, from the coding sequence TTCCCTCACACGACTTTTTCCTAATGAGTTCGCTAACTTTTATAATGCGGTTAGTTTGCACATGGAAAACAACGGTTTGCATGAAATTGTTCCCGGGGCTTTTCTGGGGCTGCAGCTGGTAAAGAGACTCCACATCAACAATAACAAGATTAAATCTTTCCGAGAACAGACTTTCCTGGGGTTGGACGATCTGGAATACCTCCAAGCTGATTTTAATTTATTACGAGATATTGACCCGGGAGCATTTCGGGACTTAAACAAACTGGAGGTACTCATTTTAAATGACAACCTCATCAGCACCTTACCTGCCAACGTGTTCCAATATGTTCCCATCACCCACCTCGACCTTCGGGGAAACAGACTTAAAACCTTGCCTTATGAGGAAGTCTTGGAGCAGATTCCAGGCATTGCTGAAATCCTCTTAGAGGATAACCCCTGGGACTGCACTTGTGATCTGTTGTCTCTGAAGGAATGGCTAGAGAACATCCCCAAAAACGCACTAATTGGACGTGTGGTTTGTGAAGCCCCCACTAGACTTCAGGGCAAAGATCTTAATGAGACCTCAGAACAAGATCTGTGTCCTTTGAAAAACCGGGTGGATTCTAGTCTCGCAGCCCCTCCTGCTCAAGAGGAGACCTGTGCTCCTGGCCCTATTCCAACTCCTTTTAAGATTAACGGCCAAGAAGATCCTGCCACTCCAGGGGCTGCTCCAAATGGAGGTACAAAGATTCCAGTCAACTGGCAAATCAAAATCAGACCTACTGCGGCGATATCAGCGATCAATGCCAAAAACAAACCTCCAGGCAGAAGTATGCCCTGTCCGGAGATATGCAGCTGTGATCAGATCCCAGATTCGGGACTAAAGGTGAATTGCAATGACCGAAACGTGAGCAGTTTGGCTGACTTGAAGCCCAAGCCCTCCAACGTACAGGAGCTATTTCTGAGAGACAACAAGATCCACACCATTAGGAAAGCTCACTTTCTGGATTATCGGAACCTTAATCTCTTAGATTTAGGAAATAATAATATTGCGACTGTGGAGAACAACACCTTCAAAAATCTTTTGGACCTAAGATGGCTCTACATGGATAGCAACTACCTGGACACGCTGTCCCGAGAGAAATTCACCGGACTGCTAAACCTTGAGTACCTGAATGTGGAGTTTAACGAGATCCAATTGATCCTCCCGGGTACCTTCAATGCCATGCCCAAACTGAGGATACTCATTCTCAACAACAATTTGCTGAGATCCCTGCCCGTCGACGTGTTTGCTGGGGTCTCGCTTTCTAAGCTAAGTCTTCACAATAACTATTTCCTGTATCTCCCAGTAGCCGGGGTGTTGGATCAGTTAACCTCCATCATACAGATAGATCTGCATGGCAACCCCTGGGAGTGCTCTTGCACGATTGTGCCTTTCAAACAATGGGCAGAGCGCCTGGGTCCCGAGGTGATTATGAGTGATCTGAAGTGTGAGTCCCCGGAAGACTTCTTTAAAGCAGATTTCATGTTCCTCTCCAATGACGTGATGTGCCCCCAGCTGTATGCAAAGATCTCGCCTACGTTAACTTCACACAGTAAAAACAGCACTGGGTTGGCGGAGACAGGGACTCATTCCAATTCCTACCTAGAGACCAGCAGGGTCTCCATTTCGGTGCTGGTCCCGGGACTCCTGCTGGTTTTTGTCACCTCTGCCTTCACAGTGGTTGGCATGCTAGTGTTTATCCTGAGGAACCGAAAGCGGTCAAAGAGAAGGGATGCCAACTCATCTGCATCTGAAATCAATTCCTTACAGACAGTCTGTGATTCTTCTTACTGGCACAACGGACCTTACAATGCAGATGGAGCACATAGAGTTTATGACTGTGGCTCTCACTCCCTATCAGACTAA